In a genomic window of Corynebacterium lizhenjunii:
- a CDS encoding response regulator transcription factor — translation MTTILIVEDEESLAEPLAFLLGKEGFDTVIAPDGPSALSEFGARDIDIVLLDLMLPGMSGTQVCQRLRQTSQVPIIMVTARDSEIDKVVGLELGADDYVTKPYSSRELIARIRAVLRRGGEEEASQEQILEGGRVRLDVERHLVQVDGEPVSMPLKEFDLLEYLLRNAGRVLTRSQLIERVWGADYVGDTKTLDVHIKRLRSKIEAEPSQPRHLVTVRGLGYKFEP, via the coding sequence ATGACCACCATCCTCATTGTCGAAGACGAAGAATCCTTGGCTGAGCCCTTAGCCTTCCTGCTGGGCAAGGAAGGCTTTGACACCGTCATCGCCCCCGATGGTCCCAGTGCGCTGAGCGAATTTGGTGCCCGTGACATCGACATTGTGCTGCTGGACCTCATGCTGCCGGGCATGTCGGGTACGCAGGTGTGCCAACGCTTGCGCCAGACTTCCCAGGTTCCCATCATCATGGTCACTGCCAGGGACTCTGAGATAGATAAGGTGGTGGGCCTGGAGCTTGGCGCAGATGACTATGTGACCAAGCCGTATTCCTCCCGCGAGCTCATTGCGCGCATTCGCGCCGTGTTGCGCCGGGGTGGGGAAGAAGAGGCCTCCCAGGAGCAGATCCTTGAAGGCGGGCGGGTGCGCCTGGATGTTGAGCGCCACCTGGTCCAGGTGGACGGGGAGCCGGTGTCCATGCCGCTGAAGGAATTTGACCTGCTGGAATACCTGCTGCGCAATGCCGGGCGGGTGCTTACTCGCAGCCAGCTTATCGAGCGCGTGTGGGGTGCGGACTACGTGGGCGATACCAAGACCCTTGACGTACACATCAAGCGCCTGCGCTCCAAAATCGAAGCCGAGCCCTCGCAACCCCGCCACCTGGTCACCGTGCGCGGCTTGGGCTATAAGTTCGAGCCTTAA